AAGCTTCTACGATTTGTTGTTGTCTCGATATATCTCTAAAACCACGTTCTTGACTTGGTACTTTTTGTATTTTACTTGCTATTTGGTTTTGTTTCGTCTGTATTGTATTTAAAGTCGTTTGAGTATTATTTCGATACAAACGCAAACTATTTTTTAAATTACTCTTAACATCGCTAATTTGCTCCTGTAATTTAACCACATTTGGATGTTCGTTTGTAACAGATTTTAACATATCTTCTTTCGTTAAAACCAATTCATTATACGAAGCAATTTGTGATGCAATTGTTTGATCTTGTAACCCAATATTAGTTGGTAAAAGATCTGTTTTGTTCGAATTTAAAGCTGAATTCATATAATCAACTAATTGTAGCTGAGTAGATGATTCTAATAATTTCTTTTCATTATCTGATGCATTTTGTAAGAAAATATTCGCTTCAGAAGTAACATCAGTAATGTTATTGCTTAATTTATAGCGTTCTAAATCTCTGTCAACACCTTGTAAATCGCCTGTAACAATATCTAACCTCGAATTGATAAATTTAGAAGTAGCTTCAGTCAATTTATTATTATCTGTAACAAGATCTAAATTGTATTGATTAATCAAATCATTGATGAATTTTTTAGAAATTTTCGGTATTGTTCCTACTAAGCTAAAGTTAACAACTTTAGAATTTTTATCTGAATTGGGGTCAATCTGAATTTTATTTTTATAATAGTTTACAGTTTGATCTAGTGAATTTAATTGAATTAACAACTCAGCATCAACACTCTTTACGATATTTTTGTTTGGACTAATAATGATATCACCAAAATCGGTACTAATCTTTTGTCCAAACGAATAGGTGTTGGATTCTTTTGTTTTCCTGTTCGTTAGTTGAAATTTGGTTGTTGATTCTATTTTAACATGCAGTTGTTCAGCTAAATCTTCTTTCAATTTATCTGCTTCATTCAAAAACAAAATTTTAATAGGCGATTCAGCAGCTGTCGTTTCTATCTCTACAATTCTACCAACATTAAAATAGCGAATATTGAAATTATTTTGTTCAACCACTTTAGAAATTAAACGTCTTGATTTCAGAATTTCGATTTGGTCACCAACTTCTGCATTAGAACTCGTACCAAAGATAGTTGCTGCATCTGCCAAACCGGCTAATTCACCCGCCGCTGATTCTTTCTCATTTAATAAGATTTTTGCAGAAACTTGATATTGTTTTTGTGTATATTTTAAATAAAATAACGCCCCTATAATGGCTACGATTAATCCCAAAACAAACCATTTCCAATAATATAAATATTGCTCTAAAACTTGTCTAAGATTAATATTCTCTTCTTCTTCAAAAGAAGAGTTATTTGTCGAATTATTAATTTGATTCATCTTACCTTGTTAAAACAGAAATTACAGAAATAATAACACCTGCCATCGAAATCCATAACGAATAGTTAGGTGTAAATTTTGATGCAGAAACTTGAGCTGAATTTGGTTCAACATAAACAACGTCATTTTGTGCTAAATAATAAACAGGTGAATTGAGCGCAGACTCAGAAGTTAAATCAACATTATAACGTTGTTTCACGCCATTACTTTCTCTAATCACCGTTACATTTTCTCGTTTCCCTTTAATGGTAAGATCTCCAGCCATACCTAAAGCATCCAAAAGTGTGATTCTTTCTGTCGGAACAATAAAACTTCCTGGATGAGAAACTTCGCCTAAAACGCTAATTCTAAAGTTGACGAAATTCACATTTACACCAGGATTAACCACATATTTACTAACTTTGTTTTTAATTGTTTCAATCGCTTGACTTCTTGTTAAACCTGCCAATTTGACATTGCCAACCATTGGTAAACTAATATTTCCATTCTCATCAACAGTATAAGTTGGACTGTATGGAGATATTGAATTACTACTCGCTGTATTCTGATTATTACGCATTTGATTAAAAGGAGCCACTGCAGCAACATCAGCTGCTGAAATAACAATTGCTAATTGATCGGTTGGTTGTATTTTCGGTGTAAACTGTTCAAAGCTGGTTGTTAATTGCTCTTGGTTTTGAAAATAGACGATTTCTTTTCTTGAACCACATGAAGTGATGATGACGAAAGAAAAGAAACATAAAAATTGGAAAATTTTATTTTTCATATATTACATTATCAAGTTTTTCAAATTCTGAGTTTTGAGATTTAAATTCGGGTACAATTTCTTTTATTTTTGCCACTAATTGCATCACTTGCTCATGTTTTTCTATAGTTGAGGACATGGTACACAATTCTTCAATTAGTTTTTTATTATCATGGCATTTGTCTGTATTCACTTTAGCAATCATTATCTTTTCATGATGCGTTTTGATTGTATTCTCATCATTGGCTAACAATTCTTCATAAATTTTTTCACCTGGACGCAAACCTACAATTTTTATATCAATTTCTTCAGGATATTTGTACCCACTTAGTCGAATCATTCGTTTAGCTAAGTCAATTATTTTCATTGATTCTCCCATGTCAAAAACAAAGATCTCTCCTCCTTTTCCCATAATTGCAGCTTCCAAAACAAGTTGACATGCTTCAGGGATAGTCATGAAAAAACGGGTAATATCTGGATGAGTAACCGTTAAAGGTCCTCCATGCTCTAACTGTCTTTTAAACAAAGGAATAACTGATCCATTTGATCCTAAAACGTTACCGAATCGAGTGACAATATAATTGGTTTTCGATTTTTCATTAATACAATTAACATAAATCTCTGCAACACGTTTTGTTGCACCCATTACGTTAGTCGGATTAACTGCTTTATCTGTTGAAACCATTACAAATTTTTCAGCACCAAAATCGTTCGCCAAATCAGCTATTATTTTCGTTCCATAAACGTTGGTATTGATAGCTTCGTAAGGAAATTTTTCCATCAACGGAACATGTTTATAGGCTGCTGCATGGAAAATAATTTGTGGACGATATTTGTCAAATAAACTTAACATACGTTTTCGGTCGCGTACGCTCGAAACAATGTAGTCTATTCTGTTTTGTTTATCATCAGATAGGTCGTTTTTTAAATATTGTTGAATATCATATAAAGCTGATTCGGCGTGATCAATCAAAATTAATTGATCAAAATCCATCATAGCAATTTGTCGTGAAATTTCACTCCCTATAGACCCTGCAGCCCCTGTCACTAAAACAATTTTACCTTTAATTTCTTTATTGATAATGGGATTGTTTAGTTGGATAGACTCTCTTCCTAATAAGTCTTCAATTTTCAATTGTTTGATCTGAGCTGGTTTATAAGTTCCGTCAAT
This portion of the Empedobacter stercoris genome encodes:
- a CDS encoding GumC family protein, giving the protein MNQINNSTNNSSFEEEENINLRQVLEQYLYYWKWFVLGLIVAIIGALFYLKYTQKQYQVSAKILLNEKESAAGELAGLADAATIFGTSSNAEVGDQIEILKSRRLISKVVEQNNFNIRYFNVGRIVEIETTAAESPIKILFLNEADKLKEDLAEQLHVKIESTTKFQLTNRKTKESNTYSFGQKISTDFGDIIISPNKNIVKSVDAELLIQLNSLDQTVNYYKNKIQIDPNSDKNSKVVNFSLVGTIPKISKKFINDLINQYNLDLVTDNNKLTEATSKFINSRLDIVTGDLQGVDRDLERYKLSNNITDVTSEANIFLQNASDNEKKLLESSTQLQLVDYMNSALNSNKTDLLPTNIGLQDQTIASQIASYNELVLTKEDMLKSVTNEHPNVVKLQEQISDVKSNLKNSLRLYRNNTQTTLNTIQTKQNQIASKIQKVPSQERGFRDISRQQQIVEALYLFLLQKREENEIKAAATPDNIKVIDFAYDSKIPVSPKKNIILLGAMILGLIVPFSIIYIYKLLNNNVNSKEEVEDAVGAPIAGQVPKSDITIIEHNDSSSTAEAFRILRTNVNFLLKNSTDPKAIYVTSTTSGEGKTFVSTNLAQILTMSGKSVLLIGADIRSPKVLDYLTIADQYRNRQGVTEYLISNDISVDDIIIKHPADYKFDVIYSGQIAPNPSELLMNGRFEEIINYGKENYDYVLVDTAPVSLVTDTLLIADSADITMYIVRANYLDKRMLTIPRDLYKEDRLQNMTMVVNDVDFTKGYGYGYGYGYGYGENHNKGNSFLSKLFKRK
- a CDS encoding polysaccharide biosynthesis/export family protein, with the translated sequence MKNKIFQFLCFFSFVIITSCGSRKEIVYFQNQEQLTTSFEQFTPKIQPTDQLAIVISAADVAAVAPFNQMRNNQNTASSNSISPYSPTYTVDENGNISLPMVGNVKLAGLTRSQAIETIKNKVSKYVVNPGVNVNFVNFRISVLGEVSHPGSFIVPTERITLLDALGMAGDLTIKGKRENVTVIRESNGVKQRYNVDLTSESALNSPVYYLAQNDVVYVEPNSAQVSASKFTPNYSLWISMAGVIISVISVLTR
- a CDS encoding polysaccharide biosynthesis protein codes for the protein MIDILIVLVSYIVSNFILNSFLDTFSVERLFYKLPFITFVYALCFIYFKTYKGVVKKTGLKDAENVFVSNATAFLILFFISFVFRQIIEQNLPDTSGLMYVFRMSYSVIFVHLFITTVIMVIARLYYKWIYDYFFSKNKAVQRILIYGAGDSGLITRDILQNDTQFNYKVIGFIDDNTSKVGTFIDGVKIYSIHDITEKFIDRNDITEVIISIQNIKTNQLLKLSKSVEDLPVKIKIIPPISNWIDGTYKPAQIKQLKIEDLLGRESIQLNNPIINKEIKGKIVLVTGAAGSIGSEISRQIAMMDFDQLILIDHAESALYDIQQYLKNDLSDDKQNRIDYIVSSVRDRKRMLSLFDKYRPQIIFHAAAYKHVPLMEKFPYEAINTNVYGTKIIADLANDFGAEKFVMVSTDKAVNPTNVMGATKRVAEIYVNCINEKSKTNYIVTRFGNVLGSNGSVIPLFKRQLEHGGPLTVTHPDITRFFMTIPEACQLVLEAAIMGKGGEIFVFDMGESMKIIDLAKRMIRLSGYKYPEEIDIKIVGLRPGEKIYEELLANDENTIKTHHEKIMIAKVNTDKCHDNKKLIEELCTMSSTIEKHEQVMQLVAKIKEIVPEFKSQNSEFEKLDNVIYEK